The Leucobacter rhizosphaerae genome includes a region encoding these proteins:
- a CDS encoding glutamine synthetase family protein, producing the protein MTPASGNLTPDELRHAVAAGEIDTVIVAFTDMQGRLVGKRVSARLFLEDTMHHGAECCNYLLAVDVELNTVDGYALTSWESGYGDMAMIPDLGTLRRTPWLPGTALVIADLVTAAEHSPINVSPRAILRAQVDRLAAHDLVPYVGTELEFIVFEDDYRSAWKNGYRGLTPASDYNVDYSLQGSTRMEPLLRDIRNSMDAAGMYCEGVKGECNFGQQEIAFRYAPAIDTCDNHSIYKSGSKEIAAAHGQSLTFMAKFNEREGNSCHVHTSLRSTAGDPVFSDPSAPDGMSPMFRSYIAGQLAAMREFALLFAPNINSYKRFVDGSFAPTAVAWGHDNRSCALRVVGKGHAMRVENRVPGGDVNQYLAVAGMLAAGLTGIEQGLELGDPLTGNAYEAEIDRVPTTLRDAADLFERSELARTTFGDEVVDHYVHAARTEVAAFDAAVTDWERVRGFERL; encoded by the coding sequence ATGACCCCGGCAAGCGGAAACCTGACACCGGACGAGCTGCGGCACGCCGTGGCTGCAGGCGAGATCGACACCGTGATCGTGGCCTTCACCGACATGCAGGGGCGCCTCGTCGGAAAGCGCGTCTCGGCGCGACTGTTCCTCGAGGACACGATGCACCACGGCGCGGAGTGCTGCAACTACCTGCTCGCCGTCGACGTCGAGCTCAACACGGTCGACGGCTACGCGCTCACCAGCTGGGAGAGCGGCTACGGCGACATGGCGATGATCCCGGATCTCGGCACGCTCCGACGCACCCCGTGGCTGCCCGGCACCGCGCTCGTCATCGCCGACCTCGTCACTGCCGCCGAGCACTCCCCCATCAACGTGTCGCCGCGGGCGATCCTCCGCGCCCAGGTCGACCGGCTCGCCGCCCACGATCTCGTGCCGTACGTCGGCACCGAACTCGAGTTCATCGTCTTCGAGGACGACTACCGATCCGCCTGGAAGAACGGCTACCGCGGCCTCACCCCGGCGTCCGACTACAACGTCGACTACTCGCTCCAGGGCTCCACGCGCATGGAACCGCTCCTGCGCGACATCCGCAACTCGATGGACGCCGCCGGCATGTACTGCGAGGGCGTGAAGGGCGAGTGCAACTTCGGGCAGCAGGAGATCGCCTTCCGCTACGCGCCCGCGATCGACACCTGCGACAACCACTCGATCTACAAGAGCGGGTCGAAGGAGATCGCCGCCGCGCACGGCCAGAGCCTCACATTCATGGCGAAGTTCAACGAGCGCGAAGGCAACAGCTGCCACGTGCACACGAGCCTGCGGAGCACAGCCGGTGACCCAGTGTTCTCCGACCCGAGCGCCCCCGACGGGATGTCGCCCATGTTCCGCAGCTACATCGCCGGGCAGCTCGCCGCGATGCGCGAGTTCGCACTGCTCTTCGCTCCGAACATCAACTCGTACAAGCGTTTCGTCGACGGCAGCTTCGCCCCGACCGCGGTGGCCTGGGGTCACGACAACCGCAGCTGCGCGCTGCGCGTCGTCGGCAAGGGGCACGCGATGCGCGTCGAGAACCGCGTGCCGGGCGGCGACGTCAATCAGTACCTCGCCGTCGCGGGCATGCTCGCCGCCGGGCTCACCGGGATCGAACAGGGGCTCGAGCTCGGCGATCCCCTCACGGGCAACGCCTACGAGGCCGAGATCGACCGGGTGCCCACCACCCTGCGCGACGCGGCCGACCTGTTCGAGCGCTCGGAGCTCGCCCGCACGACCTTCGGCGACGAGGTCGTCGACCACTACGTGCACGCGGCACGGACCGAGGTCGCGGCCTTCGACGCCGCGGTCACCGACTGGGAGCGGGTGCGTGGCTTTGAGCGCCTCTGA
- a CDS encoding gamma-glutamyl-gamma-aminobutyrate hydrolase family protein has protein sequence MALSASESSPTTHSSPSPAPGAPERAPVIGITSYLEQARTGVWDVRASFLPQVYLNGVTDAGGIALVLPPQPVTSEIAAGIVASLDGLILSGGADVDPARYGQEPHERTAPPRTDRDAFEAALLEAAIAAELPFLGICRGAQVLNVELGGTLTQHVPDLVGDDRYQLGEGRFNRIEVSVEPDSRIGAVLGDDPRAEADLYHHQAIDEVGAGLTVTSRTEDGIIESLELDSVPFGIAVQWHPEENAEDRRLFEGLVRAAVEYRAARDASRAPSGPTGTGTDPAGTGTDPAGTDPAPAPAPAPEPKDAP, from the coding sequence GTGGCTTTGAGCGCCTCTGAGTCCTCCCCGACGACGCATTCGTCCCCGAGCCCGGCACCGGGCGCCCCCGAGCGTGCGCCCGTCATCGGCATCACGAGCTACTTGGAACAGGCCCGCACCGGGGTGTGGGACGTGCGCGCCTCCTTCCTGCCGCAGGTCTACCTCAACGGCGTGACCGACGCCGGGGGCATCGCGCTCGTGCTGCCCCCGCAGCCGGTGACCTCCGAGATCGCCGCCGGGATCGTCGCGTCGCTCGACGGGCTTATCCTGTCGGGCGGGGCCGACGTCGACCCTGCGCGCTACGGCCAGGAGCCGCACGAGCGCACGGCGCCGCCCCGCACCGACCGCGACGCGTTCGAGGCCGCGCTGCTCGAGGCCGCGATCGCTGCAGAGCTCCCGTTCCTCGGTATCTGCCGCGGCGCTCAGGTGCTCAACGTCGAGCTCGGCGGCACCCTCACGCAGCACGTGCCCGACCTCGTGGGCGACGACCGGTACCAGCTCGGCGAGGGCCGCTTCAACCGCATTGAGGTGTCCGTCGAACCCGACAGCCGGATCGGCGCCGTGCTCGGCGACGACCCCCGCGCGGAGGCCGACCTCTACCATCACCAGGCCATCGACGAGGTGGGTGCCGGCCTTACCGTCACCAGCCGCACCGAGGACGGGATCATCGAGTCGCTCGAGCTCGACTCCGTGCCGTTCGGGATCGCGGTGCAGTGGCACCCGGAGGAGAACGCCGAGGACCGGCGGCTCTTCGAGGGACTCGTGCGCGCCGCCGTGGAGTACCGCGCTGCCCGCGACGCCTCGCGCGCACCCTCCGGACCGACCGGCACCGGCACTGACCCAGCCGGCACCGGCACCGATCCAGCCGGCACCGATCCCGCACCCGCACCCGCACCCGCACCCGAGCCGAAGGACGCCCCATGA